The following coding sequences lie in one Rutidosis leptorrhynchoides isolate AG116_Rl617_1_P2 chromosome 4, CSIRO_AGI_Rlap_v1, whole genome shotgun sequence genomic window:
- the LOC139842764 gene encoding uncharacterized protein yields MAIVVRFVDQDGYIKERFLDLVHVKDTSALTLKNEILASLSFHKLDVQDIRGQGYDGASNMRGEWKGLQALILKECPYAYYIHCFAHQLQLALVSASKEVVEVHKFFKNMNFIINVLDSSSKRHDQLQDAQISELAHLAEIGELESGKGANQIKSLQRPGDTRWSSHYRSICSLLKLYGPAIVVLREIATNGSTPSQKGDASFALTELLSFDFVFIMHLMKKIMKRTDKLCQAFQRKSQDIVNALSLISTTKMLIQKLRDQSWQSLLNKVVGFCESNSIRVPKMTKTYKDIVRSRSKKDDVTVEHHYRVDVFIAAVDSQLQELNSRFSESVTELLQLSVALDPRKSFNKNDIYKLVKTFYPLDFTEQEIIQLKHELQHYELDVPNHPELKKVQTIAELCRGLQETNRSEVYPLLDRLIRLILTLPVSTATSERAFSSMKIVKTRLRSSMSDDFLKHCLILYIERDIAETFSIDEIIDDFSFNKPRRVRLQMPKVF; encoded by the coding sequence ATGGCAATTGTTGTGAGATTTGTTGATCAAGATGGGTATATTAAAGAGAGGTTTTTAGACTTGGTTCATGTAAAAGATACAAGTGCATTAACTTTAAAAAATGAAATTTTGGCTTCTTTATCTTTTCATAAGCTTGACGTTCAGGATATTCGAGGACAAGGATATGATGGAGCTAGTAACATGCGCGGAGAATGGAAGGGTTTGCAAGCTTTAATCTTGAAGGAATGCCCGTATGCATATTACATTCATTGTTTTGCTCATCAGTTACAACTAGCTTTAGTTTCGGCATCTAAAGAGGTGGTTGAAGTGCATAAattttttaagaatatgaactttaTTATTAATGTCCTTGATTCTTCTTCCAAACGTCACGATCAATTACAAGATGCACAGATTAGTGAACTTGCACATTTGGCCGAAATTGGAGAGCTTGAGAGTGGCAAAGGAGCAAACCAAATTAAAAGTTTACAAAGACCTGGAGATACAAGATGGAGTTCACATTATCGATCGATATGTAGTTTGTTGAAGTTGTATGGTCCCGCCATTGTAGTGCTACGTGAAATTGCTACGAATGGGTCTACTCCATCACAAAAAGGTGATGCTTCTTTTGCTCTTACAGAATTATTGTCATTTGATTTTGTTTTTATTATGCATTTGATGAAGAAGATAATGAAAAGAACTGATAAGCTTTGTCAAGCTTTTCAACGTAAGTCTCAGGATATAGTTAATGCTTTGAGTTTGATTTCCACCACTAAGATGTTGATTCAAAAACTGAGGGATCAGAGTTGGCAGTCACTTTTGAATAAAGTTGTTGGTTTTTGTGAGTCGAATAGCATTCGAGTTCCTAAAATGACAAAAACATACAAAGACATAGTTCGATCTCGTTCAAAAAAAGATGATGTAACTGTTGAACATCATTATCGAGTTGATGTGTTCATTGCTGCTGTtgatagtcaattgcaagagttgaacTCTAGATTCAGTGAGTCCGTAACAGAACTTCTTCAACTCAGTGTTGCTTTGGACCCGAGAAAATCTTTCAACAAAAATGATATTTACAAATTAGTAAAAACCTTCTATCCTTTAGACTTTACGGAGCAAGAAATTATTCAGCTAAAACATGAATTGCAACATTATGAGCTAGATGTTCCTAATCATCCTGAGTTAAAAAAGGTTCAAACGATTGCTGAGTTATGTAGAGGGCTACAAGAAACTAATAGATCAGAAGTGTATCCTTTGCTTGATAGATTGATTCGTCTTATATTAACTCTTCCAGTATCAACCGCGACAAGTGAAAGAGCTTTCTCATCAATGAAAATTGTTAAAACAAGACTTCGTAGCAGCATGAGTGATGATTTTCTTAAACATTGTCTGATTCTTTACATTGAAAGGGATATTGCAGAAACATTTTCTATAGACGAGATAATAGATGATTTCTCTTTCAATAAACCTAGACGTGTTCGACTTCAAATGCCCAAGGTATTTTAA
- the LOC139842765 gene encoding uncharacterized protein: MGQKRTMFDFFKPTNVDNHQSQQEVNNIMEDIASNPQSRLNDDNIMEESPRVEIEKNNTSKLGDFNLDSLVRDPGLRPSFMDYPINQHGEIRRAYIKHGPYQLHKSKYVQSSFGSNSGNRSFQQAWFSKFWWLEYSEVTDAAYCFPCYLFYKKPIGRAGSDTFIKQGFRNWKKVNCGQDCSFIKHEGKTPASAHNYSVKCYEDLKNQLGSIENVIEKQSTQEIIDNRLRVRTSVEIIKWLTMQACALRGHDELPDSTNRGNFLELMKLIASYNKEVDKVVLENAPKNATYTSPDVQKEILQIFATNV, encoded by the coding sequence ATGGGTCAAAAAAGAACAATGTTTGATTTTTTCAAGCCGACAAATGTTGATAATCATCAGTCGCAACAAGAAGTAAATAATATTATGGAAGATATTGCTAGTAACCCACAATCACGTTtgaatgatgataatattatggAAGAATCTCCTAGAGTTGAAATTGAGAAAAATAACACATCCAAGTTAGGGGATTTCAATTTGGATTCATTGGTTCGAGATCCAGGTTTGCGACCTTCTTTCATGGATTATCCAATCAATCAACACGGCGAGATCAGAAGAGCGTATATTAAACATGGGCCTTATCAACTTCATAAGTCAAAGTATGTTCAAAGTTCGTTTGGCTCAAATAGTGGTAATCGAAGCTTTCAACAAGCTTGGTTTAGTAAATTTTGGTGGTTAGAATATTCCGAGGTAACTGATGCTGCATATTGTTTTCCATGTTACTTATTTTATAAGAAGCCTATTGGACGAGCAGGTTCCGATACATTCATCAAGCAAGGGTTCCGAAATTGGAAAAAAGTAAATTGTGGCCAAGATTGTTCTTTTATCAAACACGAAGGTAAAACTCCAGCTTCAGCTCATAATTATTCAGTGAAATGTTATGAAGATTTAAAAAACCAATTAGGTAGTATCGAGAATGTGATAGAGAAACAATCAACTCAAGAGATCATTGATAACAGGCTCCGTGTTAGAACTTCCGTTGAGATAATTAAATGGCTCACAATGCAAGCTTGTGCTCTTAGAGGTCATGATGAGCTACCCGATTCAACAAATCGAGGAAATTTTCTTGAATTAATGAAGTTAATTGCTTCTTATAACAAGGAAGTTGATAAGGTTGTGCTAGAAAATGCTCCTAAAAATGCCACGTATACTTCACCGGATGTGCAAAAAGAAATTTTGCAAATTTTTGCTACAAATGTATAA